One window from the genome of Faecalibacterium sp. HTF-F encodes:
- a CDS encoding Hsp20/alpha crystallin family protein: protein MLMPTVFHENLFDDFFDPFWNDAALERMMNREARDTFGKRGANMMKTDVKQTDNGYEVAVDLPGCKKEDVQMDLNDGYLTIQAVRSHSNDEKDKKGRYLRRESFSGTCARSFYVGDVKKEDIHAKFEDGVLHVELPAPQQTKALPENPNLIEIE, encoded by the coding sequence ATGCTTATGCCGACTGTTTTCCATGAAAACCTGTTCGATGATTTCTTCGATCCGTTCTGGAATGACGCTGCACTGGAACGTATGATGAACCGTGAGGCTCGTGATACCTTTGGTAAGCGCGGTGCAAACATGATGAAGACCGATGTCAAACAGACGGACAACGGCTACGAAGTAGCGGTTGACCTGCCGGGCTGCAAGAAGGAAGACGTTCAGATGGATCTGAACGACGGCTACCTGACCATTCAGGCAGTGCGCAGCCACAGCAACGATGAAAAGGATAAGAAGGGCCGCTATCTGCGGCGCGAATCCTTCTCCGGCACCTGCGCGCGCAGTTTCTACGTGGGCGATGTGAAGAAGGAAGACATCCACGCAAAGTTCGAGGATGGCGTCCTGCACGTCGAGCTGCCTGCTCCTCAGCAGACGAAGGCTTTGCCTGAGAACCCGAACCTGATCGAGATCGAGTAA
- a CDS encoding CatB-related O-acetyltransferase — MKDGKHPNPNTIHPIAGYDKEIYAKPTITNPNIIVGDFTYIADSDFESHVSHLYEWNDDKLIIGKFCQIAAGVEFVMNGANHQMNAVSTFPFYTLEGWEMSPPAKTDLPLKGDTVIENDVWIGQNSVILPGVHIGDGAIIGANSVVGSDVPPYTKVVGNPARAIQKRFDDKLIELLLRFKWWDRSIDEINRLIPILTCSDLDKVKAEIKKQLG; from the coding sequence ATGAAAGACGGAAAACACCCCAACCCCAATACAATCCATCCAATTGCAGGGTATGATAAAGAAATATATGCGAAGCCGACGATTACAAATCCGAATATTATTGTCGGGGACTTTACTTATATTGCCGATTCGGATTTTGAAAGTCATGTTTCACACTTATACGAGTGGAATGATGACAAACTCATCATCGGAAAGTTCTGTCAAATCGCCGCCGGAGTTGAGTTTGTGATGAACGGTGCAAACCATCAGATGAACGCCGTCTCTACATTCCCGTTCTATACCTTGGAGGGATGGGAAATGTCGCCGCCTGCAAAGACGGATCTGCCATTAAAAGGAGATACCGTTATCGAAAATGATGTTTGGATCGGGCAAAATTCGGTAATCCTTCCCGGCGTTCACATTGGAGATGGTGCAATCATTGGTGCAAACAGCGTTGTGGGAAGTGATGTTCCACCATATACGAAGGTCGTTGGGAATCCTGCAAGAGCAATTCAAAAACGCTTTGACGATAAACTGATTGAATTGCTGCTGAGATTCAAGTGGTGGGATAGGAGCATTGACGAAATCAACCGGCTGATTCCAATCTTGACTTGCAGTGATTTGGATAAAGTGAAAGCTGAAATCAAAAAGCAATTAGGCTGA
- a CDS encoding macro domain-containing protein, whose product MPFLMIRNDITKVTADAIVNPANRNLLQGSGTSRAIYQAAGEQELTAAGEAIGHCEPGRAVCTPAFGLPAKYIFHAVCPAWHGGFFGEAKQLADAYHSALELAAEYHCESVAFPLLSSGNYGYPKEQAFRIAVDTITQYVMEHDLTVYLVLYDRGSLAVSRKLFASVEEYIDDHYVAQNDESYGFGRRRRELAERRRLLEEDAAVPMLGAVPAPAAAPRTARSLESLMDNLGESFTTRLLRLIDERGLKDSTVYKQSNISRQHFSKIQCNRDYNPKKKTVLAFAVGLHLSEDETIDLLKSAGYAFSDGSKRDWIVRYCLEHKIYNINQVNTLLFEYDQEQLGA is encoded by the coding sequence ATGCCGTTTCTGATGATCCGCAACGACATCACCAAGGTAACAGCGGATGCCATCGTCAACCCCGCCAACCGGAACCTTTTGCAGGGCAGCGGCACCAGCCGCGCCATCTATCAGGCGGCAGGGGAGCAGGAGTTGACCGCCGCCGGTGAAGCCATCGGGCACTGCGAGCCGGGCAGGGCGGTGTGTACCCCGGCATTCGGGCTGCCCGCAAAGTATATCTTCCATGCGGTCTGCCCGGCATGGCACGGTGGATTTTTTGGCGAAGCAAAACAACTGGCTGATGCGTACCATTCTGCACTGGAATTAGCCGCAGAGTACCACTGCGAGAGCGTGGCCTTTCCGCTGCTGTCCAGCGGGAACTATGGCTACCCCAAAGAACAGGCCTTCCGCATTGCGGTGGACACCATCACGCAGTACGTCATGGAGCACGACCTGACCGTGTATCTGGTGCTTTACGACCGGGGCTCGCTGGCCGTGAGCCGGAAGCTGTTCGCCTCGGTGGAGGAGTACATTGACGACCACTATGTAGCACAGAACGATGAAAGCTACGGATTTGGCCGTCGGCGCAGGGAATTGGCAGAGCGGCGGAGGCTTCTGGAAGAAGATGCCGCCGTGCCGATGCTAGGTGCAGTTCCGGCACCCGCCGCGGCACCCAGGACAGCCCGCAGTCTGGAAAGCCTGATGGACAACCTTGGCGAGAGCTTCACCACCCGGCTGCTGCGGCTCATTGACGAGCGGGGGCTGAAAGACTCCACCGTGTACAAGCAGTCCAACATCTCCAGGCAGCACTTCTCCAAAATTCAGTGCAATCGCGACTACAACCCCAAAAAGAAAACGGTGCTGGCCTTTGCGGTTGGGCTGCACCTGTCCGAAGATGAAACCATCGACCTGCTCAAGAGTGCGGGCTATGCCTTTTCGGATGGCTCCAAGCGGGACTGGATCGTGCGGTATTGCCTGGAACACAAAATCTATAACATCAATCAGGTCAATACGCTGCTGTTTGAATACGATCAGGAACAGCTGGGTGCGTAA
- a CDS encoding NAD(+) diphosphatase: MIQKHCFECGTALIEKELEEEGIVPYCPKCQQYRFPMYNVAVSMIVVDEETGKILLIQQYGKPSYILVAGYVNRGEAEEHAVVREVREETGLEVEHLRFNRTKFFEPSNTLMCNFTAFVRTAKALHINHEVDRCKWFTPQEAKENIRPNSLAAEFLNAYLDEVGNKPMEM, from the coding sequence ATGATTCAGAAGCATTGCTTTGAATGCGGTACGGCATTGATTGAAAAAGAACTGGAAGAAGAGGGCATTGTGCCTTATTGCCCGAAATGCCAGCAATACCGGTTCCCGATGTACAATGTGGCAGTCAGCATGATTGTTGTGGATGAGGAAACCGGGAAAATTCTGCTCATCCAGCAGTACGGCAAGCCCTCTTATATTCTGGTGGCTGGATATGTGAACCGCGGTGAGGCAGAAGAACACGCCGTGGTGCGGGAAGTCCGGGAAGAAACCGGGTTGGAAGTAGAGCACCTCCGGTTCAACCGTACCAAGTTTTTTGAGCCGTCCAACACGCTGATGTGCAATTTTACGGCTTTCGTCAGAACCGCAAAGGCGCTGCATATCAACCACGAAGTGGACCGCTGCAAGTGGTTCACCCCACAGGAAGCCAAAGAAAACATCCGTCCCAACAGCCTTGCAGCGGAATTTTTGAATGCGTATCTGGACGAAGTGGGGAATAAGCCGATGGAGATGTGA
- a CDS encoding ADP-ribosylglycohydrolase family protein, with amino-acid sequence MLGAILGDIVGSPYEFDHNNYKHKDFPLLSEKSHFTDDTVMTAAVAVGLIDGKGLPERTFCAVQHEMRFWGREYPHAGYGGMFRRWLHAENPNPYGSFGNGSAMRVSAAGWLFDTLDKTLEMAKVTAEVTHNHPEGIKGAQATAAVIFLARTGHSKPKIKQYVEQTFGYDLNRTCDEIRPTYHHVETCQETVPEAIIAFLESVSFEDALRNAVSLGGDSDTLACITGGIAEAFYGMPQELRDETLKRLPEDIREAYELLCFMIAKMI; translated from the coding sequence ATGTTAGGAGCAATCTTGGGTGACATCGTGGGCAGTCCCTATGAATTTGACCACAACAATTACAAGCACAAGGATTTTCCGCTGCTGAGCGAGAAATCGCACTTCACCGATGATACCGTCATGACCGCTGCGGTGGCAGTTGGTCTGATTGACGGAAAGGGTCTGCCGGAGAGAACATTTTGTGCAGTGCAGCATGAAATGCGGTTCTGGGGCCGTGAATATCCCCATGCCGGTTACGGCGGGATGTTCCGCCGGTGGCTGCACGCAGAAAATCCGAATCCCTATGGCAGTTTCGGTAACGGCTCGGCTATGCGGGTGTCGGCAGCGGGCTGGCTGTTCGATACGCTGGACAAAACGCTGGAAATGGCAAAAGTGACCGCTGAAGTCACCCACAACCACCCGGAGGGCATCAAAGGCGCGCAGGCCACGGCGGCAGTGATTTTTCTGGCCCGTACCGGCCACAGCAAGCCGAAAATCAAACAATATGTGGAGCAGACCTTCGGTTATGACCTGAACCGTACCTGCGATGAAATTCGGCCGACCTATCATCATGTGGAGACCTGTCAGGAAACTGTGCCGGAAGCAATCATTGCTTTTCTGGAAAGCGTCAGTTTTGAGGATGCACTTCGCAATGCGGTCTCTCTGGGCGGCGACAGCGACACCCTTGCCTGCATCACCGGCGGCATTGCCGAAGCTTTTTACGGGATGCCGCAGGAACTGCGGGACGAGACTTTGAAACGTCTGCCGGAGGATATCCGGGAAGCATATGAACTGTTGTGCTTCATGATTGCCAAGATGATATAA
- a CDS encoding Fic family protein, giving the protein MDGAQFAKMLSDKHLFELNRMEYKYSTVSVKEFAELLQQNFAQPLPLTDFSGNKLFYLPNLAQISTNGMKQLLSVPVSGQNFGLSAMTEEIYATFQIESIRSTRSSIRYILDGYAPRDEQEARIYGMKRGLEFIANRQNTITEQNLHHLYQISTGDYLPDEDRLLPNHFYRHGEVFIVGGEEPRPGLPAERLPGAMKCLVDFANANDGINELHKAAILHFAFAYYHPYFDGNGRTARLCHLWYLVQQGYPAALFTPFSRYIAENKGAYYKAYERVERNALISGYTDVTPFLFYFCNEVYNRLQVDAVPPKTDFEVYQTALAEGKITEKERLLWEYVLSAYGAEEFTTKQLEKDFRNAAYATIRTFVMKFHEMGLLTARKAGNRVFYRVGRASDVLSL; this is encoded by the coding sequence ATGGATGGGGCACAGTTTGCCAAAATGCTTTCAGATAAGCATTTGTTTGAACTCAATCGGATGGAATACAAGTACTCGACTGTCAGCGTCAAAGAATTTGCCGAATTGCTGCAGCAAAACTTTGCGCAGCCTCTGCCGTTGACTGATTTTTCTGGAAATAAGCTGTTTTACCTGCCGAACCTCGCGCAAATTTCAACAAATGGTATGAAGCAGTTGCTCTCTGTCCCTGTCAGTGGACAAAACTTCGGTTTGTCGGCGATGACCGAGGAAATTTATGCTACTTTTCAAATTGAAAGTATCCGCTCGACCCGCAGCAGTATCCGTTATATCCTCGATGGTTATGCCCCTCGTGATGAACAAGAAGCCCGCATCTATGGTATGAAGCGCGGACTGGAGTTTATCGCGAATCGTCAGAATACGATCACCGAGCAGAATCTGCATCACCTATATCAGATCAGCACAGGGGATTATCTCCCGGATGAAGATCGATTACTGCCAAACCACTTTTATCGGCATGGCGAGGTTTTTATTGTGGGCGGTGAAGAACCCAGACCGGGACTTCCGGCAGAGCGGCTTCCCGGTGCCATGAAATGTCTTGTCGATTTTGCGAATGCCAATGACGGCATCAATGAGCTGCATAAGGCTGCCATTCTGCACTTTGCTTTTGCGTACTACCACCCCTATTTTGACGGGAATGGACGCACTGCACGGCTATGTCACCTCTGGTATCTTGTTCAGCAGGGCTATCCTGCGGCACTGTTCACGCCGTTTTCCCGATACATCGCTGAAAACAAGGGCGCATATTACAAAGCCTACGAACGCGTGGAGAGAAATGCTCTGATTTCCGGCTATACGGATGTGACTCCCTTTCTGTTCTACTTCTGCAATGAGGTCTATAACCGCCTGCAGGTGGATGCAGTCCCGCCGAAAACTGATTTTGAGGTATATCAAACTGCTCTTGCGGAAGGAAAAATCACAGAAAAAGAACGGCTGCTCTGGGAGTATGTTCTGTCTGCTTATGGTGCAGAGGAGTTTACCACAAAGCAGCTGGAAAAGGATTTCCGAAACGCTGCGTATGCAACCATTCGGACGTTTGTGATGAAATTCCATGAGATGGGGCTGCTTACTGCAAGAAAAGCAGGAAACAGGGTGTTCTATCGTGTCGGTAGAGCGTCTGATGTCCTATCATTGTAA
- a CDS encoding aminoacyl-tRNA hydrolase, giving the protein MRQLIIARKDLQMSPGKLAAQCCHASLAFLTDPIGMGQGVEPIEKDGEITGYRAEIMLDKATYEEWFDGSFTKTICGAKNRNQLLKAKTIAEELGLVENKDFFLIRDACHTELEPEEFDENGEGMTLTCIGFRPLPDEIAHQISHKFHLY; this is encoded by the coding sequence ATGCGTCAACTCATCATTGCACGAAAAGACCTGCAGATGTCTCCCGGTAAGCTGGCGGCGCAGTGCTGCCATGCTTCGCTGGCATTCCTCACCGACCCCATCGGCATGGGACAGGGCGTGGAACCCATTGAGAAAGACGGAGAAATTACCGGCTATCGGGCAGAAATCATGTTGGATAAGGCAACTTACGAAGAGTGGTTCGATGGCTCTTTTACCAAAACTATCTGCGGGGCAAAGAACCGCAATCAGCTGTTGAAAGCAAAGACCATTGCCGAAGAACTGGGGCTTGTGGAAAACAAAGACTTCTTCCTTATCCGGGATGCCTGCCACACCGAGTTGGAACCGGAAGAATTTGATGAAAACGGAGAAGGCATGACCCTGACCTGCATCGGTTTCCGCCCGCTGCCGGATGAAATTGCACATCAGATCAGCCATAAATTTCATTTGTATTGA
- a CDS encoding sugar O-acetyltransferase: MNALDIMKRPAAYVSGYENTPTEEQNRAKQLCWEYNRTAPNEQEKRRSILQTLLGTCSPMTGIEPDFHCDYGFNIHTHGLAVINYNCVILDTSPVNIGAGAFIAPGVCLACSGHAIDPEQRSHGIGTSAPITLEENVWIGANSTVCGGVTIGAGSVIGAGSVVTHDIPAGVIAAGVPCKVIRPITEKDKFKPEDILF, from the coding sequence ATGAACGCTCTGGATATTATGAAACGCCCTGCCGCCTACGTCAGCGGCTATGAAAACACCCCCACGGAGGAACAGAACCGTGCAAAGCAACTGTGCTGGGAGTACAACCGCACCGCTCCTAACGAACAGGAAAAGCGGCGCAGTATCCTGCAGACCCTGCTGGGCACCTGCTCTCCCATGACCGGCATTGAGCCAGATTTCCACTGTGACTATGGCTTCAATATCCATACCCACGGCTTGGCGGTCATCAATTATAACTGCGTCATTCTGGATACCTCTCCGGTAAACATCGGAGCAGGTGCCTTTATTGCCCCCGGCGTATGCCTTGCCTGCTCCGGTCATGCCATCGACCCGGAGCAGCGCAGCCACGGCATTGGCACCTCGGCACCCATTACGCTGGAGGAAAACGTCTGGATCGGCGCAAATTCCACCGTCTGCGGCGGCGTTACCATCGGGGCAGGCTCGGTTATCGGGGCGGGAAGCGTCGTCACTCATGACATTCCCGCCGGCGTCATCGCTGCGGGGGTGCCCTGCAAGGTGATCCGCCCCATTACCGAAAAAGATAAGTTCAAGCCGGAGGATATTCTGTTCTGA
- the ade gene encoding adenine deaminase, with amino-acid sequence MQSDELKRRISAGRGDALADLVLKNARIVNVFTDEIDTADIAISGNSIVGVGTYHGRKEVDLHGKYVCPGLIDGHIHIESSMLCGPAFEQAVLPHGTTAVVTDPHEISNVAGLEGLDFMLETTKNLTLSVYFMLPSCVPATDLDESGAVLNAEQLRPYYGNPRVLGLAELMNAYGTVRCDPKILQKIRDCTEAGKIVDGHAPLLSDKDLNAYIAAGVQSDHECSNIEEAMEKLRLGQYIMVREGTAAKNMEALMPLFREPYCSRCMLVTDDKHPGDLLDSGHIDSNIRKAIRLGADPAVAVKMATLVPAQYFGFKQRGAVAPGYRADLVVVPDLESFTVEQVYKNGTLVAEHGKTLKPAPFDIDRVRFSHVMDSFDLDEITLQDLELRESGEQERVICLNRGELLTEEKIIPFQRHPGKAPGVDPEHNIVKLAVFERHHHSGHVGIGFLGNFSLKCGAVASSIAHDSHNLIVAGDNDTDMMLAGNTVRKNKGGLAFVADGQVVAELALPVAGLMSTESAESVAAKMQALNDALKAHGVAEDIGIFMTLAFVSLPVIPKLRLNTYGIIDVAQQKVVPAVF; translated from the coding sequence ATGCAGTCTGATGAGCTGAAACGCCGGATCTCGGCAGGCAGAGGAGATGCTTTGGCTGATCTGGTTTTGAAAAATGCCAGAATCGTCAATGTGTTTACCGATGAGATCGACACCGCTGATATTGCCATCAGCGGAAATTCGATCGTGGGCGTGGGCACGTATCATGGCCGGAAAGAAGTTGATCTGCACGGCAAATATGTCTGCCCGGGCCTGATCGATGGGCATATTCACATCGAAAGCTCCATGCTCTGTGGTCCGGCTTTCGAGCAGGCAGTGCTGCCCCACGGTACCACTGCAGTGGTCACAGACCCACACGAGATCTCGAACGTTGCGGGGCTGGAAGGCTTGGATTTCATGCTGGAAACGACAAAAAATCTGACCCTTTCGGTTTATTTCATGCTGCCCTCCTGTGTGCCGGCCACGGATCTGGATGAATCCGGTGCGGTGCTGAACGCAGAACAGCTGCGGCCTTACTACGGCAATCCCCGCGTGCTGGGGCTTGCGGAACTGATGAACGCCTATGGAACGGTGCGCTGTGACCCGAAGATCCTGCAGAAGATCCGCGACTGCACCGAAGCGGGAAAGATCGTGGATGGCCATGCGCCGCTCTTGAGCGATAAGGACCTGAATGCTTATATTGCGGCAGGCGTTCAGTCCGATCACGAGTGCTCCAACATCGAGGAAGCCATGGAAAAACTCCGGCTTGGACAATATATCATGGTCCGGGAAGGAACGGCTGCCAAAAATATGGAGGCCCTGATGCCGCTGTTCCGGGAGCCCTATTGCAGCCGCTGTATGCTGGTGACAGATGATAAGCACCCCGGTGACCTGCTGGACAGCGGACACATCGATTCCAACATCCGTAAAGCGATCCGGCTGGGCGCAGACCCAGCAGTGGCCGTCAAAATGGCAACGCTGGTCCCGGCACAGTATTTTGGGTTCAAGCAACGCGGTGCCGTAGCACCGGGGTACCGGGCAGATCTGGTTGTGGTTCCTGATCTGGAATCCTTTACGGTCGAACAGGTTTACAAGAATGGCACGCTGGTGGCCGAGCACGGAAAAACGCTGAAACCCGCACCGTTTGACATCGACCGTGTGAGATTTTCCCACGTTATGGATTCCTTTGATCTGGATGAGATCACACTGCAGGACCTGGAACTTCGGGAAAGCGGGGAGCAGGAGCGTGTCATCTGCCTGAACCGGGGCGAGCTGCTTACGGAGGAAAAAATCATCCCGTTCCAACGGCATCCGGGCAAAGCTCCCGGTGTGGACCCGGAACACAACATCGTAAAACTGGCCGTTTTTGAGCGGCATCATCACTCCGGCCATGTGGGCATTGGCTTTTTAGGAAACTTCAGCCTGAAATGCGGAGCCGTTGCATCGAGCATCGCACATGATTCCCATAACCTGATTGTGGCAGGGGACAACGATACCGATATGATGCTGGCCGGCAACACCGTGCGGAAAAACAAAGGCGGACTTGCATTTGTGGCAGATGGACAGGTCGTGGCAGAACTTGCGCTTCCGGTGGCCGGATTGATGAGCACCGAAAGCGCAGAGAGCGTTGCGGCGAAAATGCAGGCGCTGAACGATGCCCTCAAGGCACATGGTGTAGCGGAAGACATCGGCATTTTTATGACCCTCGCCTTCGTCAGCCTTCCGGTCATTCCCAAACTCAGACTGAATACATACGGCATCATCGATGTAGCGCAGCAGAAAGTCGTTCCGGCTGTTTTTTAA
- a CDS encoding vWA domain-containing protein codes for MKKNLTELVFILDRSGSMGGLEQDTIGGFNAMLTRQKEQEGEANVTTILFDHEVQLLHDRFPLKAVAPLTEKDYYVRGCTALLDAIGYGVEKMANIQRHLPEDERAEKVIFVITTDGLENASKRFSYEKIRRMIEREKEQYGWEFLFLGANMDAVKEAARFGISSDRAVRFENDAQGVAVNYHVVSEAVSRMREAPCCASIGAEWKEQIEADFQKRHHG; via the coding sequence ATGAAGAAAAATCTTACCGAGCTTGTTTTCATTCTGGACCGCAGCGGTTCCATGGGCGGGCTGGAGCAGGACACCATCGGCGGGTTCAACGCCATGCTGACCCGGCAGAAGGAGCAGGAGGGCGAGGCCAACGTGACCACGATCCTGTTCGACCATGAGGTGCAGCTGCTGCACGACCGTTTCCCACTGAAGGCTGTTGCACCGCTGACCGAAAAGGACTATTACGTCCGGGGCTGTACGGCGCTACTGGACGCCATTGGCTACGGCGTGGAGAAGATGGCGAACATCCAGCGCCATCTGCCGGAGGACGAGCGTGCCGAAAAGGTCATCTTTGTCATCACCACGGACGGGCTGGAAAACGCCAGCAAACGGTTTAGCTATGAGAAGATCCGCCGGATGATCGAGCGGGAAAAAGAGCAGTACGGCTGGGAGTTCCTGTTCCTCGGTGCCAACATGGACGCTGTGAAGGAAGCTGCCCGCTTCGGCATCTCGTCCGACCGGGCTGTGCGGTTTGAGAATGACGCACAGGGCGTGGCGGTCAACTACCACGTTGTCAGCGAGGCAGTCTCCCGGATGCGGGAAGCACCCTGCTGCGCGTCCATCGGCGCAGAGTGGAAAGAACAAATCGAAGCTGATTTCCAGAAGCGGCATCACGGGTAA
- a CDS encoding DUF2200 domain-containing protein: MGNNKNTAGDRPEWSVSGPFAKIYPMLVAKAVRKGRTQAEVDEIIGWLTGYSAPQIEAAVQNGTLYGDFFRDAPQLNPDRVLIKGSICGVKLESIEEPLMKEIRYLDKLVDELTKGKAMEKIKRTNK; this comes from the coding sequence ATAGGCAATAACAAAAATACTGCCGGAGACCGACCCGAATGGTCTGTCTCCGGGCCATTTGCAAAAATATATCCTATGCTGGTGGCAAAGGCAGTCCGCAAGGGGCGGACGCAGGCAGAAGTAGATGAAATTATTGGGTGGCTGACGGGTTACAGCGCCCCGCAAATTGAGGCTGCGGTGCAGAATGGAACGCTGTATGGAGATTTCTTTCGAGATGCTCCGCAGCTCAATCCGGACCGGGTGCTCATAAAGGGCAGCATCTGCGGCGTAAAGCTGGAGAGCATCGAAGAGCCGCTGATGAAGGAGATCCGCTATTTGGACAAGCTGGTGGATGAGCTGACTAAGGGCAAAGCGATGGAGAAGATCAAGCGGACAAACAAATGA
- a CDS encoding alpha/beta hydrolase has translation MKNQKKKSFPRRVFLCLLAVLLAVCVASGVYVSDYYHADLTDSGLRVYAAYGSEDGVLNREKYEADRVNLPQDTTETVIDGGCHAGFGSYGAQKGDGAPVISAEEQQQQTAGALAAWMTLQ, from the coding sequence ATGAAGAACCAGAAGAAAAAATCGTTTCCCCGCAGAGTGTTCCTCTGCCTGCTGGCTGTTTTGCTGGCCGTCTGCGTTGCGTCCGGCGTTTACGTCAGCGACTACTACCACGCAGACCTGACCGACAGCGGCCTGCGGGTCTATGCCGCCTACGGCAGCGAGGACGGCGTACTGAACCGCGAAAAGTACGAAGCCGACCGCGTAAATCTTCCGCAGGACACTACCGAAACGGTCATTGACGGCGGCTGTCATGCCGGATTCGGCAGCTACGGTGCCCAGAAGGGCGACGGCGCGCCTGTTATCTCCGCCGAGGAACAGCAACAGCAGACAGCGGGTGCACTGGCGGCGTGGATGACTCTTCAATAA
- a CDS encoding HD domain-containing protein gives MMTIAQIMEKMIAFSEGNIHDITHLSCVWTYAKTIGELEGLDADTQFILEVAAITHDIACPLCRKKYGNTNGKYQEQEGAPLVREFLADTGMTAAQIDRVAYLVGHHHSPAQINGIDYQILIEADYIVNASESGYDRQAIRTFMEHTMKTVAGIRLTKTVFGV, from the coding sequence ATGATGACCATTGCACAGATCATGGAAAAGATGATCGCCTTTTCCGAAGGGAATATCCATGACATCACGCACCTAAGCTGCGTGTGGACCTATGCCAAAACCATTGGTGAGCTGGAGGGGCTGGACGCAGACACGCAGTTTATTCTGGAGGTGGCGGCCATCACCCACGATATCGCCTGCCCGCTCTGCCGCAAAAAGTACGGCAACACCAATGGTAAATATCAGGAGCAGGAGGGTGCCCCGCTGGTGCGGGAGTTCTTGGCGGATACCGGCATGACAGCGGCACAGATCGACCGTGTGGCCTATCTGGTAGGGCACCACCATAGTCCGGCGCAGATCAACGGCATTGACTATCAGATTCTGATTGAGGCAGATTATATCGTCAATGCGTCCGAAAGCGGGTACGACCGGCAGGCAATCCGAACCTTTATGGAACATACGATGAAGACGGTCGCAGGTATCCGGCTGACGAAAACAGTGTTTGGAGTGTAA
- a CDS encoding DUF5131 family protein, which translates to MSFLHDIWNPWHGCVKCSEGCQNCYMYFLDRMRNQNGAEIYKTKSGFSYPLQKDRTGHYKIQSGEQIRVCMTSDFFLEEADPWRAEAWDIMRQRSDVVFFLLTKRPQRVRECLPPDWGSGWDNIFFNVTCENQRRADERIPILFDLPFKHKGIMCAPFIGPVSIRQYLTAGQIEQVICGGENYDGARPCNFDWVKSLRQECVDANVTFCFIETGTVFIKDGRRYHLPNKQLQSRMACKSGMNFQGRPIHFDLVDDWGYPIPQEDLYVPHFRANCETCGSKLICNGCSDCGKCL; encoded by the coding sequence GTGAGCTTCCTGCACGACATCTGGAATCCATGGCACGGCTGCGTCAAGTGCAGTGAGGGCTGTCAGAACTGCTACATGTATTTTCTCGACCGGATGCGGAACCAGAACGGGGCCGAGATCTACAAAACGAAAAGCGGCTTTTCCTACCCGCTCCAGAAAGACCGCACCGGACACTACAAAATCCAGAGTGGCGAGCAGATCCGGGTCTGCATGACGTCGGATTTCTTCTTGGAAGAAGCCGACCCGTGGCGGGCTGAGGCGTGGGACATCATGCGCCAGCGCAGCGATGTGGTGTTTTTTCTGCTCACCAAACGGCCGCAGCGGGTACGGGAGTGCCTGCCGCCGGACTGGGGCAGCGGTTGGGACAACATCTTTTTCAACGTCACCTGTGAAAATCAGCGCCGCGCCGATGAGCGCATTCCCATTCTGTTTGACCTGCCCTTCAAGCACAAGGGCATCATGTGCGCGCCCTTCATCGGGCCAGTAAGCATCCGGCAGTACCTTACCGCCGGGCAAATCGAGCAGGTCATCTGCGGCGGCGAAAACTACGATGGTGCCCGCCCCTGCAATTTCGATTGGGTCAAGTCTCTCCGGCAGGAATGCGTGGATGCCAACGTAACCTTCTGCTTTATCGAGACCGGCACCGTGTTCATCAAGGACGGCAGGCGCTACCACCTGCCAAACAAGCAGCTGCAAAGCCGAATGGCCTGTAAATCCGGCATGAATTTTCAGGGCAGGCCCATTCATTTTGACCTCGTGGACGACTGGGGCTACCCTATCCCGCAGGAAGATCTCTATGTGCCCCATTTCCGCGCAAACTGCGAGACCTGCGGCAGCAAGTTGATCTGCAACGGCTGCAGTGACTGCGGAAAATGCTTATAA